One Robbsia sp. KACC 23696 DNA segment encodes these proteins:
- a CDS encoding transglycosylase SLT domain-containing protein, with amino-acid sequence MDIAVSGQPARRVPDAVRTLVRRGARVGHQCASVIGLVAIASVLALWMQPTWRTALGAKFLHSANASTRDNVGGFAAMNVLSVAPAGLGSGSSAASMHAAALLPTGANAADAAQSPSLGVFGAPLDPSNLPSVVRLARPTQVVAEARFDRFGAASGRDQQRVAAAIAQRYHIAQEPIDVLVHAAFQTGRDVGIDPLLLLAVMAVESGFNPYAESGVGARGLMQVMPVVHADKFGSYGGPQAALEPVPNLRVGALILKDYIIQTGSVAGGLRRYVGSTTAGDNGYGARVVAERDKLRDALRSGGTLTAKRPAPVLTASVKPKVVQTHDVGAAGTTHANDAGGNAVIKPVADKPATTVSMVSSRT; translated from the coding sequence ATGGACATAGCAGTTTCTGGCCAGCCGGCCAGGCGCGTCCCCGATGCCGTGCGTACGCTCGTGCGTCGGGGAGCGCGGGTAGGACACCAGTGCGCCAGCGTTATTGGCCTGGTGGCAATTGCCAGCGTCTTGGCATTGTGGATGCAGCCGACCTGGCGTACGGCGCTGGGTGCGAAGTTCTTGCATTCGGCCAATGCGTCGACGCGTGACAATGTAGGTGGTTTTGCAGCAATGAACGTGTTGTCCGTCGCACCGGCGGGCTTGGGTTCGGGTAGCAGCGCCGCATCGATGCATGCCGCGGCGTTACTGCCGACGGGCGCGAATGCCGCCGATGCAGCACAGTCCCCATCGCTGGGCGTATTCGGGGCGCCGCTCGATCCCAGCAATCTGCCGTCAGTCGTCCGTCTCGCACGGCCGACGCAAGTGGTTGCCGAAGCGCGTTTCGACCGGTTCGGCGCCGCATCCGGTCGCGATCAGCAGCGTGTCGCGGCTGCGATCGCCCAGCGCTATCACATCGCGCAGGAGCCAATCGACGTGCTGGTGCACGCCGCGTTTCAGACGGGGCGTGACGTTGGCATCGATCCCTTGCTCCTGCTGGCCGTGATGGCCGTGGAGTCGGGTTTCAATCCTTATGCCGAAAGTGGTGTGGGCGCACGCGGTCTGATGCAAGTGATGCCGGTCGTGCATGCGGATAAGTTCGGTTCTTACGGTGGCCCGCAAGCGGCGCTGGAGCCGGTGCCGAATCTGCGTGTGGGGGCATTGATCCTGAAGGACTACATCATCCAGACCGGTTCCGTCGCCGGTGGTCTGCGCCGTTACGTCGGTTCGACGACGGCCGGCGACAATGGCTACGGTGCCCGTGTCGTAGCGGAACGCGACAAGTTGCGTGATGCCTTGCGTAGCGGCGGAACGCTGACCGCAAAACGGCCGGCGCCCGTGCTGACGGCATCGGTGAAGCCGAAGGTCGTGCAAACACACGATGTGGGCGCGGCCGGTACGACACACGCTAACGATGCCGGCGGTAATGCCGTCATCAAGCCGGTGGCGGATAAGCCGGCAACGACGGTGTCGATGGTCTCCAGCCGTACCTAA
- a CDS encoding pyridoxal phosphate-dependent aminotransferase, whose protein sequence is MELSKRAAALAASGRDIISMNIGEPDFTAPEPVIAAAAEALRRGDTQYTHALGIPALREAIAAHYREAFGVDVAAERIIVTAGASGALLLACAALVNPGDEILMPDPSYPCNRHFVSAFGGTSRMIPSGPAQRFQLSAADVAGQWRERTRGVLLASPSNPTGTTIDAAELGRIVDIVRARGGVTIVDEIYQGLTYDGPAQTALTLGDDIVTVNSFSKYFAMTGWRLGWIVAPTSWVPAFEKLTQNLFICASAVAQHAALACFTPMARNICEQRRLALKARRDYLVPALKAIGFDVPVIPDGAFYVYADCSGVSHPASQDADALSHALLEEAGVAAVPGLDFGTDAPRRYLRFSYATALPRIEEAVARMDALFKQHR, encoded by the coding sequence ATGGAACTGTCGAAGCGGGCCGCCGCACTGGCCGCATCCGGCCGCGACATCATCTCGATGAATATCGGCGAGCCGGACTTCACCGCACCGGAACCGGTCATCGCCGCCGCCGCCGAGGCCCTTCGGCGCGGCGACACCCAATACACGCATGCACTCGGTATTCCCGCGCTCCGGGAAGCCATTGCCGCCCATTATCGCGAAGCGTTCGGCGTCGATGTGGCCGCCGAACGGATCATCGTCACGGCCGGCGCATCGGGCGCCCTGCTGCTGGCCTGCGCCGCACTGGTGAATCCGGGCGATGAGATTCTAATGCCGGATCCCAGCTATCCTTGCAATCGACATTTCGTCTCGGCCTTCGGTGGCACGTCGCGCATGATTCCGAGCGGGCCGGCCCAGCGCTTCCAGCTGTCGGCGGCCGACGTGGCCGGTCAATGGCGCGAGCGCACGCGCGGCGTGCTCCTCGCCTCGCCATCGAATCCGACCGGTACGACGATCGATGCCGCCGAACTCGGCCGCATCGTGGACATCGTGCGCGCACGCGGCGGCGTGACGATCGTCGATGAGATCTATCAGGGACTGACCTATGACGGTCCGGCGCAAACGGCGCTGACCTTGGGCGACGACATCGTCACCGTCAACAGCTTCTCGAAATATTTCGCGATGACCGGGTGGCGTCTGGGTTGGATCGTGGCACCGACCTCCTGGGTCCCGGCATTCGAAAAGTTGACCCAGAACCTGTTCATCTGCGCGTCCGCCGTTGCCCAGCATGCGGCCCTGGCCTGCTTCACGCCGATGGCACGCAATATCTGCGAACAACGGCGCCTGGCGCTGAAGGCGCGGCGCGATTATCTGGTGCCGGCATTGAAAGCGATCGGTTTCGACGTTCCGGTGATTCCGGACGGCGCGTTTTATGTCTATGCGGATTGCAGTGGCGTCAGTCATCCGGCGTCGCAAGACGCGGATGCTCTGTCTCATGCACTGCTGGAAGAAGCGGGCGTGGCCGCGGTGCCGGGGCTGGACTTCGGCACCGATGCGCCGCGGCGTTATCTGCGATTCTCGTACGCGACCGCGTTACCGAGAATCGAGGAAGCCGTGGCACGGATGGATGCGCTGTTCAAGCAGCATCGCTGA
- the nusB gene encoding transcription antitermination factor NusB, translated as MRNARRRARELATQALYQWLVAGSAASDIDAHIRGTQNFEKADGEHFDALLYGVSKEQPQLEATIAPCLDRPVAELSPVERAVLLVGTYELLHHLDIPYRVVINEAVELAKTFGGTDGYKFVNGVLDKVAAKLRPDEAQASRRG; from the coding sequence ATGAGAAACGCACGACGCCGCGCGCGCGAACTCGCGACGCAAGCGCTCTATCAATGGCTCGTCGCAGGGAGTGCCGCCAGCGACATCGATGCGCACATCCGCGGCACGCAAAACTTCGAGAAGGCCGACGGCGAGCACTTCGATGCGCTGCTCTATGGCGTCTCGAAGGAGCAGCCGCAACTGGAAGCGACGATCGCTCCCTGCCTGGATCGCCCTGTCGCGGAATTGTCGCCGGTCGAGCGCGCCGTGCTGCTGGTCGGCACCTATGAGCTGCTGCACCACCTCGACATTCCGTATCGCGTCGTGATCAACGAGGCGGTCGAGCTGGCAAAGACGTTCGGCGGGACCGACGGCTATAAGTTCGTGAACGGGGTGCTGGACAAGGTCGCGGCCAAACTGCGACCCGACGAAGCGCAGGCCAGCCGCCGCGGCTGA
- the ribH gene encoding 6,7-dimethyl-8-ribityllumazine synthase — METGKYELNIDGAGLRIGIVQSRFNTPVVTALHDACIDELEKLGVSGEDVLLVTVPGALEIPLALSKLAQSNQFDALIALGAVIRGETYHFELVSNESGAGITRIGLDFDLPIANAVLTTETDAQAEARTDEKGREAARCAVEMANLVNALSGLSEYGDEGEDGADA; from the coding sequence ATGGAAACCGGTAAATACGAACTGAATATCGACGGCGCCGGACTGCGGATCGGCATCGTGCAATCGCGCTTCAACACGCCCGTCGTCACCGCATTGCACGATGCGTGCATCGATGAATTGGAAAAGCTCGGAGTGTCGGGCGAAGACGTCCTGCTGGTCACGGTGCCGGGCGCACTGGAAATCCCGTTGGCCCTGTCCAAGCTGGCGCAAAGCAACCAATTCGACGCCCTGATCGCTCTCGGCGCCGTCATCCGCGGCGAGACCTATCACTTCGAACTGGTGTCGAACGAGTCGGGCGCCGGCATTACGCGCATCGGTCTGGATTTCGATCTGCCGATCGCCAATGCCGTATTGACGACCGAAACCGACGCACAAGCCGAAGCACGTACCGACGAGAAAGGTCGTGAGGCAGCCCGTTGCGCCGTCGAAATGGCGAATCTGGTCAACGCCCTGTCCGGCCTGTCGGAGTATGGCGACGAAGGCGAAGACGGAGCCGATGCATGA
- the ribBA gene encoding bifunctional 3,4-dihydroxy-2-butanone-4-phosphate synthase/GTP cyclohydrolase II, translated as MKLATTPEIVAELSAGRMVILVDEEDRENEGDIVLAADFVTPEAINFMATHARGLICLTLTAHRCRQLELPLMTARNGTQYGTAFTMSIEAAEGVTTGISAPDRARTIRTAVAPHARASDIVQPGHIFPVMAQDGGVLVRAGHTEAGCDLTAMAGLTPASVICEIIKEDGTMARLPDLMIFAETHGLKIGTIADLIQHRLRHESVIERVSRREMHTPYGTFEATLYRDTPTGAPHLALTRGTPSPDTETLVRVHEPLSALDLLETQASVHSWTIDAALREIAQHHDANGGAGAVVMLNCDGTRERFFEAFSALEDPEAAARRARRPMDFKTYGVGAQILRDLGIGRMQVLSTPRKLGSMSGFHLEVTGFIAKPGAAPIMPEHACLTDEAPAGLTDDSYA; from the coding sequence ATGAAGCTTGCGACCACTCCTGAGATCGTTGCCGAATTGTCGGCGGGCCGCATGGTCATCCTCGTCGACGAGGAAGACCGTGAAAACGAGGGCGATATCGTCCTGGCCGCCGATTTCGTCACGCCGGAAGCGATCAATTTCATGGCCACGCACGCGCGCGGCCTGATCTGCCTGACCTTGACCGCGCATCGCTGCCGCCAACTCGAATTGCCGCTGATGACCGCGCGCAACGGTACCCAGTACGGCACGGCGTTCACGATGAGCATCGAGGCGGCGGAAGGGGTGACCACCGGCATTTCGGCACCGGACCGGGCGCGCACGATCCGCACCGCGGTCGCGCCGCACGCGCGCGCCAGCGATATCGTCCAGCCCGGCCATATCTTCCCGGTCATGGCGCAGGACGGCGGAGTGCTGGTGCGCGCCGGCCATACCGAAGCCGGATGCGATCTCACCGCAATGGCGGGGCTGACGCCCGCATCGGTCATCTGCGAGATCATCAAGGAAGACGGCACGATGGCGCGGCTGCCGGATCTGATGATCTTCGCCGAGACGCACGGCCTGAAGATCGGCACCATCGCCGATTTGATTCAGCATCGTCTGCGACATGAGTCCGTTATCGAGCGGGTCTCACGTCGGGAAATGCATACGCCATATGGCACCTTCGAAGCGACCTTGTACCGCGACACGCCAACCGGCGCGCCGCACCTGGCCTTGACGCGCGGCACGCCGAGCCCGGACACCGAGACGCTGGTCCGGGTGCACGAGCCGCTGTCGGCGCTGGACCTGCTCGAAACGCAGGCATCGGTCCATTCGTGGACGATCGATGCCGCCTTGCGCGAGATCGCCCAGCATCATGACGCGAACGGCGGTGCCGGCGCGGTGGTCATGTTGAATTGCGACGGGACGCGCGAACGGTTCTTCGAGGCATTCAGCGCGCTGGAAGATCCGGAAGCGGCGGCACGACGGGCACGCCGTCCGATGGATTTCAAGACGTACGGCGTGGGCGCGCAGATCCTGCGCGATCTGGGCATCGGTCGGATGCAAGTCCTGTCGACGCCGCGCAAGCTTGGCAGCATGTCCGGCTTCCACCTGGAAGTGACCGGTTTTATCGCCAAGCCGGGCGCCGCTCCGATCATGCCGGAGCATGCCTGTTTGACGGACGAAGCACCCGCCGGGCTGACCGACGACAGCTACGCATAA
- a CDS encoding riboflavin synthase — protein MFTGIVAAVGRIQTVTPLAKADDVGEAGVRLRVEAGALALDDVALGDSIAIQGACMTAIAIDTAANCFDVDVSHESLRLTAGLDQPGPVNLEKALRANDRLGGHLVSGHVDGLGEVHRFEPVGESHLLEIIASHDIGRYLAYKGSVTVNGVSLTVNRVDDTVRDGSACLFAINLIPHTIEVTTLHALRPGSRVNLEIDLIARYVERMMSAPAAQQ, from the coding sequence ATGTTTACAGGCATAGTGGCGGCCGTGGGCCGCATTCAGACAGTCACGCCGCTGGCAAAGGCCGACGATGTCGGCGAAGCGGGCGTACGCCTGCGCGTCGAAGCCGGCGCCTTGGCCCTCGACGACGTGGCCCTGGGCGACAGTATCGCGATTCAAGGCGCCTGCATGACGGCGATCGCCATCGACACGGCGGCAAATTGCTTCGACGTCGACGTCTCGCATGAAAGCCTGCGCCTGACGGCGGGCTTGGACCAACCCGGCCCGGTCAACCTCGAAAAAGCGTTGCGGGCCAACGACCGACTCGGTGGCCATCTGGTCAGCGGGCACGTCGATGGGCTGGGCGAGGTGCATCGTTTCGAGCCGGTCGGCGAGTCGCATCTGCTTGAAATCATCGCCTCGCACGATATCGGCCGCTACCTCGCCTATAAAGGGTCGGTCACCGTCAACGGCGTCAGTCTGACCGTCAACCGTGTCGACGACACGGTGCGCGACGGGAGCGCCTGCCTGTTTGCGATCAATCTGATCCCGCATACGATCGAGGTCACGACGCTGCATGCACTGCGTCCTGGTAGCCGGGTGAACCTCGAAATCGACCTGATCGCGCGCTACGTGGAACGGATGATGTCGGCGCCTGCGGCGCAACAGTAA